One Ranitomeya imitator isolate aRanImi1 chromosome 1, aRanImi1.pri, whole genome shotgun sequence DNA window includes the following coding sequences:
- the WARS1 gene encoding tryptophan--tRNA ligase, cytoplasmic gives MADPGSGGTLPPLELYNRVSEQGEKVRVLKTEKATKAEIDAAVKLLLALKVEYKNATGEDYKPGSPPTSDAPITYNGLPATSDESDFVDPWTVQTGSAKGVDYDKLIVRFGSSKIDKDLIDRIERVTGNKAHHFLRRGTFFSHRDMHQILDAVEKKQPFYLYTGRGPSSDSMHVGHLVPFIFTKWLQDVFNVPLVVQMTDDEKYLWKDLTLEKAYQYTIENAKDIIACGFDVNKTFIFSDLEYMGMSSGFYKNVVRVQKHVTFNQVKGIFGFTDSDCIGKISFPAIQAAPSFSSSFPQIFNGRKDIQCLIPCAIDQDPYFRMTRDVAPRINYLKPALLHSTFFPALQGAQTKMSASDANSSIFLTDTPKQIKNKINKHAFSGGKDTIEDHRKYGGNCEVDVCYMYLTFFLEDDEKLEKIKQDYTSGALLTGELKKILIETLQPIIATHQERRKGLTEEAVKQFMTPRKLAFDF, from the exons ATGGCTGACCCTGGATCAGGTGGCACACTCCCACCCCTGGAACTGTATAACAGGGTGTCAGAACAAGGGGAGAAAGTCCGAGTATTGAAAACCGAAAAGGCTACAAAA GCTGAAATCGATGCCGCGGTGAAGCTTCTGCTGGCTCTGAAAGTCGAATATAAGAATGCCACAGGAGAGGACTACAAGCCGGGCTCCCCACCCACCAGTGACGCCCCCATTACCTACAACGGGCTGCCTGCCACAAGTGATGAGAGCGACTTTGTGGATCCCTGGACTGTGCAAACCGGCAGCGCAAAAGGGGTGGACTATGATAAACTTATAG TTCGGTTTGGAAGCAGCAAAATCGACAAGGATCTGATTGATCGAATCGAGCGAGTTACGGGGAACAAGGCGCACCACTTCTTACGGAGAGGAACCTTCTTTTCACACAG AGACATGCACCAGATTCTGGATGCTGTTGAGAAGAAGCAGCCGTTTTACCTCTACACAGGGAGAGGCCCGTCTTCAGACTCGATGCACGTCGGTCACCTCGTTCCATTCATCTTCACCAA GTGGTTACAGGACGTCTTTAATGTCCCGCTGGTCGTCCAGATGACCGATGATGAGAAGTATCTGTGGAAGGACTTGACCTTAGAGAAAGCCTATCAGTACACTATAGAAAACGCCAAGGACATTATTGCATGTGGCTTCGATGTTAATAAAACCTTCATCTTCTCCGACCTGGAATATATGGG GATGAGTTCAGGTTTCTACAAAAATGTTGTCCGAGTGCAGAAACACGTGACGTTCAACCAGGTTAAAGGGATATTCGGTTTCACAGACAGTGACTGCATTG GGAAAATCAGTTTCCCAGCCATTCAGGCCGCTCCATCCTTCAGCAGCTCCTTCCCACAGATATTCAATGGCAGAAAGGATATTCAGTGTCTCATTCCCTGTGCCATCGACCAG GATCCATACTTCAGAATGACCCGGGATGTGGCGCCCAGGATCAATTACCTTAAACCAGCTCTACTGCATTCAACCTTCTTTCCCGCGTTGCAAGGGGCACAGACAAAAATGAGCGCCAGCGATGCCAATTCATCCATATTTCTCACAGACACCCCCAAGCAGATCAAGAATAAG ATCAATAAACACGCATTTTCGGGGGGTAAAGATACAATTGAGGACCACCGGAAATATGGCGGCAACTGTGAAGTCGACGTCTGTTATATGTACCTGACCTTCTTCCTTGAAGATGATGAGAAGCTGGAAAAAATCAAGCAG GATTACACCAGCGGAGCTTTACTCACTGGAGAACTGAAGAAAATCCTGATCGAAACCTTACAACCGATAATCGCAACACACCAGGAGCGGAGGAAAGGGCTGACGGAGGAAGCGGTTAAACAGTTCATGACTCCCAGGAAACTGGCCTTCGATTTTTAG
- the LOC138648412 gene encoding uncharacterized protein isoform X2, whose product MRGREPGALNLLMSSPPRILIYQALSLPHCQLNELRPTDWGSDCGGTSAAWKSISRPILYPGALVPIYPAWEPSVSFRSTWEQGLLRCSNIIMNMPLEHDRELLMSTKNHIKDLESKLSNYDDKTQVQPFKIRLKDTLDKYDHEIREKKRSTFFRDRKDFDTQQAFQWKHQGNRRQVLQISRQPGTASGPSRGEGGGVHSSSSDFFIIGRQRARRRTRRGLKRRPADSTVHQIWGPQDTETAQILPQIEAPLESGSPSPTSQEPSGKLQVINLSEYQLTSVELSVLQRGLTFSPVHNIDKFTLVKDLYLFCRCLVLQVLHSRPQDRDGLDQTDQRVLQDLLQLLQEDTIESVAFLDLEVVMENDTIITKLYRKPTATNGLLDFKSFHPQHTRHGVPIGQFLRTRRNCTRDEDFKSEALALTSRFKERNYPQRCISSAFQRARSETQESLLNSTRKV is encoded by the exons ATGCGCGGGAGGGAGCCTGGCGCGCTGAATCTATTAATGTCTTCTCCTCCACGGATACTTATATACCAGGCTCTGAGTTTACCACATTGTCAGCTGAATGAACTTCGGCCCACAGATTGGGGATCAGATTGTGGTGGAACATCCGCAGCCTGGAAGAGTATATCAAGGCCAATATTGTACCCCGGGGCCTTAgttcccatttatcctgcatgggaACCTTCTGTGTCCTTTCGCTCTACATGGGAACAAGGACTGCTACGGTGTTCAAATATTATAATGAACATGCCTCTTGAGCATGATAGGGAGTTACTTATGAGCACTAAGAACCATATTAAAGATCTGGAGTCAAAATTGTCCAACTATGACGATAAGACGCAGGTTCAGCCCTTCAAGATTAGGCTTAAGGATACCTTAGATAAATACGACCATGAGATTAGGGAGAAGAAGAGGTCTACATTTTTTCGTGATCGTAAGGACTTCGATACCCAACAAGCATTCCAGTGGAAACATCAAGGGAATCGTAGGCAGGTCCTTCAGATTTCCAGACAGCCTGGGACAGCATCAGGGCCTTCTAGGGGCGAAGGAGGAGGTGTTCATTCGTCTAGCAGTGATTTTTTTATCATCGGCCGACAGCGAGCCAGACGCCGGACTAGAAGGGGTCTCAAACGCCGCCCAGCCGACTCGACGGTTCACCAGATTTGGGGGCCGCAGGACACCGAAACGGCACAAATTCTTCCACAAATAGAAGCACCATTGGAGTCCGGGTCTCCATCACCTACCTCACAGGAACCATCAGGTAAATTGCAGGTCATTAACTTATCAGAATACCAGCTCACCTCGGTTGAACTATCGGTGTTACAAAGGGGTTTGACATTTTCCCCGGTACATAATATAGATAAGTTTACATTGGTCAAGGACCTGTATTTATTTTGTAGGTGCTTGGTTCTACAAGTTCTTCACAGCAGACCACAGGACAGGGATGGATTGGACCAAACGGACCAACGAGTGCTTCAAGATCTATTACAACTGTTACAGGAGGATACCATCGAGAGTG TCGCTTTCCTGGATCTGGAGGTGGTGATGGAAAATGACACCATTATTACGAAATTGTATCGTAAACCTACAGCAACTAATGGTCTCCTGGATTTCAAAAGTTTCCATCCCCAGCACACGAGACACGGAGTCCCCATTGGACAGTTTCTAAGAACAAGAAGGAATTGTACACGTGATGAAGACTTTAAGTCAGAGGCCCTGGCGTTGACTTCTCGTTTTAAAGAGAGAAACTATCCGCAGAGGTGTATATCTTCTGCCTTCCAGAGGGCGAGGAGTGAGACACAGGAGTCTTTATTGAACTCGACACGCAAG GTTTGA
- the LOC138648419 gene encoding uncharacterized protein gives MKRRGFQKRKRKNSSPFVDPITVRGQTIGVKVNKGDGVTRKGGIIGTEIEIRVPQTLDLSSGESDATRIGGRLLNYLGEWEKITSNPWVLQVISLGYRIEFISRPPERFFISNARLSSVSPMWSDIQDLLRMEAISPVPPHQRRTDHYSGLFSIIKPSGESRTIINLKPLNKWLSYKRFKMESIRSTIPLLGKDVVMCTLDLKSAYYHVPISLQHQKYLRFAIEKDGSVLHYQFRCLPFGLASAPRVFTKLIIEIVSFFKETGYHYNTISRRFPVSGRLSIPTQDRFSVSDLHTAETRLGGKLGEITLNPKIKTSVSGDNSRLRHQEVFSSGQKVVRFGEEGSTVCKNSGNNTRCNDDPRPDDSLYPMCQLEPISFSSIAESGSNNMGQKTVFVGQTVCPILSSQKIPTMVDGVRKPSGGGPMDPDPSSHGNHRCKSTRLGRPGTRKILPRTVEFGREQQFLKPQRATGGLEGSVRSPVPIKEQTSEDLIGQHDGGSFSSPSRGPETSETATSGGSDLRMGRRFGTFNFSSPLRRLKEPGCGFSEQEKTITHRVGTEQRNFRYPVSALGNPVRGSFRDQKKYKDKDLLLPESSRESSRGRCPFSVVELGSAIRLSPSGISTKGTQENLRGQSSGDPGGPFLGWKELVPPSKEAGSGQSLPSSSQGGLTFSGSDPPSEPRKVAVNSLDPERQILRAKGLSEGVISILQASRKPVTSAICLRTWRKFCSFCGDTTIDVDHPNIPKILDFLQQGFKIGLKPSTLRVQIAALSVFYDSSLAAHPWIARFSRAVSRLKPPIRKSVPPWDLNLVLNVLCKEPFDINKDINIANLSLKAVFLVAITSAK, from the coding sequence atgaaaagaaggggtttccagaagagaaaaagaaaaaattccagccctttcgtagaccctattacagtcagaggtcagactataggggtaaaggtaaacaagggagatggagttaccagaaagggggggataataggaaccgaaatagagatccGGGTCCCTCAAACCCTAGATCTGAGTTCCGGAGAAAGTGACGCCACCAGAATAGGGGGTCGGTTGTTGAATTATCTGGGGGAATGGGAAAAAATTACTTCAAATCCgtgggtccttcaggttatatctcTGGGCTACAGGATAGAGTTCATATCTCGTCCCCCAGAAAGATTTTTCATCtccaacgcccgtctctcttcagtctctccaatgtggtcagacattcaggatctcCTCCGCATGGAGGCAATATCTCCCGTACCTCCTCACCAAAGGAGAACAGATCACTACTCGGGTCTTTTCTCTATAATAAAACCATCGGGGGAATCCCGAACTATCATAAACCTCAAACCACTAAACAAATGGCTATCGTACAagagattcaagatggagtccattcgctccacaattcccctattagggaaggacgtggtaatgtgcactttggatcTAAAAAGTGCGTACTATCACGTTCCAATTTCTTTGCAACATCAAAAATACCTAAGATTTGCGATAGAGAAAGACGGTTCAGTCTTACATTATCAGTTCCGTtgccttccgtttggtctagcatcagctccaagagtttttacaaaactcataATAGAGATCGTATCTTTTTTTAAGGAAACAGGGTATCATTAtaataccatatctagacgatttcctgttagtggcagactcagTATCCCAACTCAAGATCGATTCTCAGTtagtgatctccacactgcagaaactaGGTTGGGTGGTAAACTGGGAGAAATCACACTTAACCCCAAAATCAAGACGTCAGTTTCTGGGGATAATTCTAGACTCAGACatcaggaagtcttttcttccGGACAGAAGGTGGTCAGATTTGGTGAAGAAGGTTCGACAGTTTGCAAGAACTCGGGTAACAATACGAGATGCAATGACGATCCTAGGCCtgatgacagcctgtatcccatgtGTCAGCTGGAGCCAATTTCATTCTCGTCAATTGCAGAGAGCGGTtctaacaacatgggacagaagacagtcttcgttggacagacagtttgtcctatcctatcgagtCAGAAAATCCCTACGATGGTGGATGGTGTCAGGAaaccttcaggtgggggtcccatggatccagaccccagcagtcatggtaaccacagatgcaagtcaacaaggttggggcggccaggtaCTCGGAAGATATTACCAAGGACAGTGGAATTCGGAAGAGAGCAACAAttcctcaaaccacagagagctacaggcggtttggaagGTTCTGTGCGCAGCCCGGTCCCTATTAAAGAACAAACATCTGAAGATCTTATCGGACAGCACGACGGCGGTAGCTTTTCTTCGCCATCAAGGGGGCCCGAGACATCCGAAACTGCAACGTCTGGCGGATCAGATCTTCGAATGGGCAGAAGGTTCGGTACTTTCAATTTCagcagtccacttagaaggctcaaagaaccaggttgcggattttctgagcaggaaaaaactatcacccatagagtgggaactgaacagcggAATTTTCGATACCCTGTGTCAGCGTTGGGGAACCCCGTCCGTGGATCTTTTCGCGACCAGAAGAAATACAAAGATAAAGACCTTCTTCTCCCTGAATCCTCAAGAGAATCCAGCAGGGGTAGATGTCCTTTCTCAGTCGTGGAGCTCGGGTCTGCTATacgcctttccccctctggcattagtaccaagggtactcaggaaaatctgcgaggacagagctcgggtgatcctggtggtccctttctgggctggaaggagctggttcccccttctaaagaagctggcagtggacagtccttaccatcttccagtcaggggggacttactttctcagggtccgatcCTCCATCAGAACCCAGGAAAGTTGCGGTTAACAGCTTGGATCCTGAGCGGCAGATCCTAAGGGCAAAAGGCCTTTCAGAAGGAGTAATTTCGattctacaagcaagtaggaaaCCGGTGACTTCAGCAATATGCCTCAGAACCTGGagaaaattctgcagtttttgtggagacacaacaatcGATGTTGATCACCCTAACATACCAAAAATTCTTGATTTCCTACAGCAGGGATTTAAGATCGGGCTCAAACCAAGTACCTTGAGGGTTCAAATTGCAGCCCTCAGCGTATTTTATGACTCTTCCCTTGCCGCCCACCCTTGGATCGCTCGTTTTTCTAGAGCGGTCTCGAGGCTAAAGCCTCCAATTAGAAAGTCTGTAcctccatgggacctaaatttagtccttAACGTTCTATGCAAAGAGCCCTTTGATATAAACAAGGATATAAATATCGCTAATCTGTCCCTAAAGGCAGTGTTTTTAGTAGCCATTACATCAGCCAAATGa
- the LOC138648412 gene encoding uncharacterized protein isoform X1, whose translation MRGREPGALNLLMSSPPRILIYQALSLPHCQLNELRPTDWGSDCGGTSAAWKSISRPILYPGALVPIYPAWEPSVSFRSTWEQGLLRCSNIIMNMPLEHDRELLMSTKNHIKDLESKLSNYDDKTQVQPFKIRLKDTLDKYDHEIREKKRSTFFRDRKDFDTQQAFQWKHQGNRRQVLQISRQPGTASGPSRGEGGGVHSSSSDFFIIGRQRARRRTRRGLKRRPADSTVHQIWGPQDTETAQILPQIEAPLESGSPSPTSQEPSGKLQVINLSEYQLTSVELSVLQRGLTFSPVHNIDKFTLVKDLYLFCRCLVLQVLHSRPQDRDGLDQTDQRVLQDLLQLLQEDTIESVAFLDLEVVMENDTIITKLYRKPTATNGLLDFKSFHPQHTRHGVPIGQFLRTRRNCTRDEDFKSEALALTSRFKERNYPQRCISSAFQRARSETQESLLNSTRKVRDNAPRFITNYNTHWSQLGGILRRHWGILTTDLNTSNIVGERPLLVARRAPNLRDLLVKSHYRRQTTRLNRGVRLRGSFPCGDCNICPHMGPTREFFQNPVDGVTYKLGGYINCRTRCVINALICPCKMVYVGQTSQELRRRVQKHFSTINLARSDRDKGRTLTSVVAHFLIHHSGSTRNIRVIGLEKIFMSERGGSPKKRLLQVESRWIFNLGSVAPTGLNEELLFTGFLG comes from the exons ATGCGCGGGAGGGAGCCTGGCGCGCTGAATCTATTAATGTCTTCTCCTCCACGGATACTTATATACCAGGCTCTGAGTTTACCACATTGTCAGCTGAATGAACTTCGGCCCACAGATTGGGGATCAGATTGTGGTGGAACATCCGCAGCCTGGAAGAGTATATCAAGGCCAATATTGTACCCCGGGGCCTTAgttcccatttatcctgcatgggaACCTTCTGTGTCCTTTCGCTCTACATGGGAACAAGGACTGCTACGGTGTTCAAATATTATAATGAACATGCCTCTTGAGCATGATAGGGAGTTACTTATGAGCACTAAGAACCATATTAAAGATCTGGAGTCAAAATTGTCCAACTATGACGATAAGACGCAGGTTCAGCCCTTCAAGATTAGGCTTAAGGATACCTTAGATAAATACGACCATGAGATTAGGGAGAAGAAGAGGTCTACATTTTTTCGTGATCGTAAGGACTTCGATACCCAACAAGCATTCCAGTGGAAACATCAAGGGAATCGTAGGCAGGTCCTTCAGATTTCCAGACAGCCTGGGACAGCATCAGGGCCTTCTAGGGGCGAAGGAGGAGGTGTTCATTCGTCTAGCAGTGATTTTTTTATCATCGGCCGACAGCGAGCCAGACGCCGGACTAGAAGGGGTCTCAAACGCCGCCCAGCCGACTCGACGGTTCACCAGATTTGGGGGCCGCAGGACACCGAAACGGCACAAATTCTTCCACAAATAGAAGCACCATTGGAGTCCGGGTCTCCATCACCTACCTCACAGGAACCATCAGGTAAATTGCAGGTCATTAACTTATCAGAATACCAGCTCACCTCGGTTGAACTATCGGTGTTACAAAGGGGTTTGACATTTTCCCCGGTACATAATATAGATAAGTTTACATTGGTCAAGGACCTGTATTTATTTTGTAGGTGCTTGGTTCTACAAGTTCTTCACAGCAGACCACAGGACAGGGATGGATTGGACCAAACGGACCAACGAGTGCTTCAAGATCTATTACAACTGTTACAGGAGGATACCATCGAGAGTG TCGCTTTCCTGGATCTGGAGGTGGTGATGGAAAATGACACCATTATTACGAAATTGTATCGTAAACCTACAGCAACTAATGGTCTCCTGGATTTCAAAAGTTTCCATCCCCAGCACACGAGACACGGAGTCCCCATTGGACAGTTTCTAAGAACAAGAAGGAATTGTACACGTGATGAAGACTTTAAGTCAGAGGCCCTGGCGTTGACTTCTCGTTTTAAAGAGAGAAACTATCCGCAGAGGTGTATATCTTCTGCCTTCCAGAGGGCGAGGAGTGAGACACAGGAGTCTTTATTGAACTCGACACGCAAGGTACGGGACAATGCTCCCAGGTTTATAACCAATTATAACACGCACTGGTCACAATTGGGAGGCATTTTACGTAGACATTGGGGTATTCTCACCACGGATCTGAACACCTCTAATATTGTTGGTGAACGGCCTCTCTTGGTAGCCAGGAGGGCGCCCAATTTGAGGGACCTCCTGGTCAAAAGTCATTACAGACGACAGACTACCCGGCTTAATCGTGGGGTGAGGCTTAGGGGGTCCTTTCCCTGTGGGgactgtaacatctgtccccacatgggtCCAACTAGGGAATTTTTCCAAAATCCCGTCGATGGTGTGACATATAAGCTTGGGGGGTATATCAACTGCAGGACTAGATGTGTCATTAATGCTCTTATCTGTCCTTGCAAGATGGTCTATGTAGGCCAGACCTCTCAGGAATTACGACGGAGGGTCCAAAAACACTTCTCCACTATCAACTTGGCAAGAAGTGACAGGGATAAAGGGAGGACCCTGACCTCGGTGGTGGCCCACTTCCTAATACACCATTCTGGGAGCACCAGGAACATACGGGTGATTGGATTAGAAAAGATCTTTATGTCGGAGAGGGGGGGCTCCCCCAAAAAACGTTTACTCCAAGTAGAGTCACGGTGGATTTTTAATTTGGGATCTGTTGCTCCTACAGGTTTGAATGAGGAG